Proteins encoded by one window of Roseibium sp. Sym1:
- a CDS encoding aldehyde dehydrogenase family protein, whose product MLTANELLEEYAETGTLSALPLGHFIDGTFTQPSHNRTMDSFDPGRGEAFARFTAGTAEDVDQAVQSARRAFETVWRDMAPVERARILQKASQLILDNLDLLAVTETLDSGKPLQEAMGDVRGAARTFEYYAGACDKLQGDSFPLGPDYIGYAIHEPVGVTAHIIPWNFPISTAARGFAPALAAGCTVVAKPAEQTPFTALMLAKILSEAGLPDGVCNVVTGTGAETGAPLTSHRHVDHITFTGSVQTGRTVMKAAAEDITRVVLELGGKSPVVVLADCDKEQALDGVIGAIYENAGQICSAGSRLVIEKSIHGDFVAELVRRVKTLKLGHGLEQPDVGPVNSAEHLARIAGFVDRAKERGAHIAVGGSVTKDPATGKGWFFEPTIVDAVAADDELAQEEIFGPVLTVQVAEDADHALELANDCQYGLVAGIYTSDFARAHRFARKIDAGQIFINEYFAGGIEVPFGGNKKSGFGREKGLEGLKSYCKTKSIAARIA is encoded by the coding sequence ATGCTAACTGCCAACGAACTTCTGGAAGAATATGCCGAAACCGGCACGCTTTCGGCGCTGCCGCTCGGCCATTTCATCGACGGCACCTTCACCCAGCCGTCGCACAACCGGACCATGGACAGCTTCGATCCGGGGCGTGGCGAGGCCTTTGCCCGGTTCACGGCCGGAACGGCCGAGGATGTCGATCAGGCAGTGCAGTCGGCCCGAAGGGCCTTCGAAACGGTCTGGCGGGACATGGCGCCGGTCGAGCGCGCCCGTATCCTGCAGAAGGCGTCGCAGCTGATCCTCGACAATCTCGACCTGCTGGCCGTGACCGAGACCCTGGACAGCGGCAAGCCGCTGCAGGAGGCGATGGGTGACGTGCGCGGCGCGGCGCGAACGTTCGAATATTACGCCGGCGCCTGCGACAAGCTGCAGGGTGACAGCTTTCCACTCGGGCCGGACTATATCGGCTACGCCATCCACGAGCCGGTCGGCGTGACGGCGCATATCATTCCGTGGAACTTTCCGATTTCGACCGCCGCCAGAGGTTTCGCGCCTGCCCTTGCGGCGGGCTGCACGGTTGTCGCCAAGCCTGCGGAGCAGACACCGTTCACGGCTCTGATGCTGGCGAAGATCCTGAGCGAGGCCGGTCTGCCGGACGGTGTCTGCAACGTCGTCACCGGCACGGGCGCGGAGACCGGAGCGCCGCTGACTTCCCATCGGCACGTCGACCACATCACCTTCACCGGCTCGGTGCAGACGGGCCGGACGGTGATGAAGGCGGCGGCCGAAGACATCACCCGGGTGGTGCTGGAACTCGGCGGCAAGTCGCCGGTGGTGGTGCTGGCCGATTGCGACAAGGAGCAGGCCCTCGACGGGGTCATCGGCGCGATCTACGAGAATGCCGGCCAGATCTGTTCGGCGGGTTCGCGCCTGGTGATCGAGAAAAGCATCCACGGGGACTTCGTCGCCGAACTGGTTCGCCGTGTGAAAACCCTGAAGCTTGGGCACGGCCTTGAGCAGCCGGATGTCGGTCCGGTGAATTCCGCCGAGCACCTTGCCAGGATCGCGGGTTTTGTCGACCGGGCGAAAGAGCGCGGCGCCCATATCGCCGTCGGCGGCTCCGTCACGAAGGACCCGGCAACGGGCAAGGGCTGGTTCTTCGAGCCGACCATCGTCGACGCGGTCGCCGCCGACGACGAACTGGCGCAGGAGGAGATCTTCGGGCCGGTGCTCACCGTGCAGGTCGCCGAGGATGCGGATCACGCGCTGGAGCTGGCCAATGACTGCCAGTACGGCCTGGTCGCCGGCATCTACACATCCGATTTTGCCCGGGCCCATCGGTTCGCGCGCAAGATCGACGCGGGACAGATCTTCATCAACGAGTATTTCGCCGGCGGCATCGAGGTGCCGTTCGGC